In a single window of the Zea mays cultivar B73 chromosome 5, Zm-B73-REFERENCE-NAM-5.0, whole genome shotgun sequence genome:
- the LOC111589331 gene encoding uncharacterized protein, giving the protein MSSSRGLGGLRKKLAGRFKSKRPRGNDDDYVPTTDSEAQSSAGGTESMDAEDFPHVHPDYPIDIQGWTFPKRRFSMTEYCSRRTVNQYALPSDTNIQFFHTQLQFDVFWGTLVDTNFHKHQVIDWSFLLSQSVMEGLIPKFEACGLYQFMGQRTDFNEMAVKQFLATSEIDIAEESITWMTGFKRYSASFADFAAANSLNYGTISAGVDLYTEDNFEDFVQFYEPARLGIPRRFGETAGLRHHPAVINKIARVTILPKSGDKSKIREKFWNIIHHIMNGEVMNIVLFMMRQLNDLKMDKNQNLAYAPYIMALIKSKTRFEGPCEIVHTPFRPFKNEIGFLTRPLTPFPDDEEDPGYEGGAAPNVEEQQMPPPPPPPQPQHYWEPAPGYFDPYFHNMQQGLEAHIDTRFEGLMSHVDHRLDDMRSRFDDNWDVLNSEFSDLRDHIHTNVTDPIMSRLNNMQQSFQDNMGALSSQFDNLSTTDNMHDISQRQQQLQQDFDQFSSLFDTFRTHYYHMHPPPSDQ; this is encoded by the exons atgtcttcatcacg TGGTCTTGGTGGTCtacgcaagaaacttgcaggtcgctttaaatccaagcgccctcgaggaaatgatgatgattatgtaccaaccactgattcagaagcccaatcctcagctgggggcactgaatccatggatgcggaagattttcctcatgttcatcctgattatcccattgatatccaaggatggactttcccaaagcggagattttctatgaCTGAGTACTGCTCTCGACGGACTGTGAATCAGTATGCTCTGCCATCAGATACCAACATCCAGTTTTTCCACAcgcagctgcagtttgatgttttctggggcaccctggtggatactaatttccataagcatcaggtgattgattggtcattcctgctcagtcaatcagtcatggagggtttGATCCCTAAGTTTGAGGCATGCGGactatatcagtttatggggcagcgcACAGATTTTAATGAAATGGCTgttaagcaattcttggctacctcagagattgatattgcagaagaatccatcacctggatgactggcttcaagcgctactctgcttcttttgctgactttgcagctgccaacagtctgaactatggcaccatttctgctggagtggatctttatactgaagacaattttgaggattttgtgcagttttatgagccagccagacTTGGTATACCCAGGAGATTTGGtgagacagcaggactcagacatcatcctgctgtcatcaacaagattgccagagtcaccatccttcccaagagtggtgataagagtaaaatcaGGGAGAAGTTCTGGAACATAATTCATCACATTATGAATGGAgaagtcatgaacattgttcttttcatgatgaggcagcttaatgatttaaagatggacaagaatcaaaacttggcatatgctccatacattatggctcttatcaaatccaagacaagatttgagggcccatgtgagattgtccacactccattcaggccttttaagaatgagatagggtttctcaccaggccactcactccattcccagatgatgaggaagaccctggctatgagggtggagcagcgcctaatgttgaggaacagcagatgcctcctcctccacctcctcctcagcctcagcactattgggagcctgctccaggatattttgatccttattttcacaacatgcagcaagggctggaggctcatattgatactcgatttgaggggttgatgtcacatgtggatcaccgcctcgatgacatgcgGTCTCGCTTTGACGACAACTGGGATGtgctcaactctgaattttctgaccttcgtgatcacattcacactaatgtcactgatcccatcatgtcaaggctgaataatatgcaacaaagctttcaagataacatgggtgctctctccagtcagtttgataatctttctacaactgacaacatgcatgatatcagtcagaggcagcagcagctccagcaggactttgaccagttctcctccctgtttgacaccttccGCACTCATTATTAccacatgcatcctccgccgagtgatcagtaa